In Zingiber officinale cultivar Zhangliang chromosome 8B, Zo_v1.1, whole genome shotgun sequence, a single genomic region encodes these proteins:
- the LOC122014755 gene encoding NAD(P)H-quinone oxidoreductase subunit L, chloroplastic-like: MSNSWTFVPATLHCVPLLRLPRPSLSLRPSSLHKHMASCCAPSSGTPRSSQLHSLTSLLHYGAIMAATEAPSALAVTGDNNMEDDLLTTLLGGGAILFVYLFVVPPIIMNWLRLRWYKRKFLETYLQFMFVFLFFPGLLLWAPFINFRPFPRDPTMEYPWSTPKDDVPLYKPRKLTR; this comes from the exons ATGAGCAACTCCTGGACCTTCGTACCGGCGACGCTCCACTGTGTTCCCCTCCTCCGGCTGCCGCGACCTTCCCTTTCCCTCCGTCCCTCCTCCCTCCACAAGCACATGGCTTCCTGTTGCGCCCCGTCGTCGGGGACTCCTCGAAGCTCGCAGCTGCACAGCCTCACTTCTCTGCTACATTACGGAGCCATCATGGCCGCA ACTGAAGCGCCATCTGCGTTGGCGGTCACCGGAGACAACAACATGGAGGACGATTTGCTGACGACACTTCTCGGCGGCGGAGCCATCTTATTCGTCTACCTCTTCGTGGTTCCG CCCATAATCATGAACTGGCTGAGGCTGAGATGGTACAAGCGCAAGTTCCTGGAGACCTATCTGCAGTTTATGTtcgtcttcctcttcttccctgg GTTGTTGTTATGGGCTCCATTCATCAACTTCAGGCCGTTTCCAAGGGATCCAACGATGGAGTATCCTTGGTCAACGCCCAAAGACGATGTCCCTCTATACAAACCCAGAAAATTGACTAGATAA